The proteins below are encoded in one region of Apium graveolens cultivar Ventura chromosome 4, ASM990537v1, whole genome shotgun sequence:
- the LOC141719584 gene encoding uncharacterized protein LOC141719584, with amino-acid sequence MVITWILNTVADDISTSMNYMDNAFSVWSELDERFSVISGHKIYETQRDLFKLEQGNDSVEFYFYKLKGFWDESKALEPYVKCTCGAVKDREMQIEKTRIIQFLMGLHSSFTTARGQLLMMQPWPSVNQAFMLIKQEEKQRQIHNVLNQPIAMMAVLLDQI; translated from the coding sequence ATGGTAATCACCTGGATTTTGAACACTGTTGCTGATGATATCAGTACTAGCATGAATTACATGGATAATGCTTTCAGTGTTTGGTCTGAGCTAGATGAGCGTTTTTCTGTTATAAGTGGACACAAGATTTATGAAACTCAGAGGGATCTGTTCAAGTTAGAACAAGGCAATGATTCAGTTGAATTCTACTTTTACAAACTTAAGGGTTTTTGGGATGAATCAAAAGCCCTGGAACCCTATGTGAAATGTACTTGTGGTGCTGTCAAAGACCGGGAAATGCAGATTGAAAAAACCAGGATTATTCAGTTTCTTATGGGGCTTCATTCAAGCTTTACAACAGCTAGAGGACAGTTGTTAATGATGCAGCCTTGGCCATCAGTAAATCAAGCTTTTATGTTGATCAAACAGGAAGAAAAACAAAGGCAGATACATAATGTGCTTAATCAACCAATTGCTATGATGGCTGTCCTACTAGATCAAATTTGA